The following are encoded in a window of Saccharothrix longispora genomic DNA:
- a CDS encoding NAD(P)H-hydrate dehydratase, with the protein MPPPDRPEPITSALLREWLPDREDHGTVLVVGGSRRVPGAVLLSGIAALRTGAGTLQLATADRHASGLGLAVPEAMVVGLPETGSGAVSREAADVLGDLVGDAASLVVGPGLVDPDETAALLERLLPAARGPVVLDAFALGALGTHPELGDPVRGRMVLTPNTVEAKYLLGGEDVDDHVKAAVAIADRHDAVVNLMGVVAAPDGRVWQDATGHVGLGTSGSGDVLAGLVGGLLARDDDLARATCWAGHVHAMAGQRLVPRTGLTGMLARELLDEVPHVLVELRSR; encoded by the coding sequence ATGCCACCACCCGATCGGCCTGAACCCATCACGTCCGCGCTGCTGCGGGAGTGGCTTCCCGACCGCGAGGACCACGGCACCGTCCTGGTCGTCGGCGGGTCGCGGCGGGTGCCGGGGGCGGTGCTGCTGAGCGGCATCGCGGCGCTGCGCACCGGCGCGGGCACCCTCCAGCTGGCCACCGCCGACCGGCACGCCTCCGGCCTGGGCCTGGCCGTGCCGGAGGCGATGGTCGTGGGCCTGCCGGAGACCGGCTCGGGGGCGGTGTCGCGGGAGGCCGCCGACGTGCTGGGCGACCTCGTGGGCGACGCCGCGTCGCTGGTCGTCGGGCCCGGCCTGGTCGACCCGGACGAGACGGCGGCCCTGCTGGAGCGCCTGCTGCCGGCCGCGCGGGGGCCGGTGGTGCTCGACGCGTTCGCGCTGGGCGCGCTGGGCACGCACCCCGAGCTGGGCGACCCGGTGCGCGGCCGGATGGTGCTCACGCCGAACACCGTGGAGGCGAAGTACCTGCTGGGCGGCGAGGACGTGGACGACCACGTGAAGGCGGCGGTGGCCATCGCCGACCGGCACGACGCCGTGGTCAACCTGATGGGCGTGGTGGCCGCACCGGACGGCCGGGTGTGGCAGGACGCCACCGGGCACGTCGGACTGGGCACCTCGGGCAGCGGTGACGTGCTCGCGGGCCTGGTCGGCGGCCTGCTGGCGCGCGACGACGACCTGGCCCGCGCGACCTGCTGGGCCGGGCACGTGCACGCCATGGCCGGTCAGCGGCTCGTGCCGCGCACCGGCCTGACCGGGATGCTGGCCCGCGAGCTGCTCGACGAGGTGCCGCACGTCCTGGTGGAGCTGCGCTCCCGCTAG
- a CDS encoding ATP-dependent DNA ligase → MALPLTPPVQPMLANTADTIPTGSDLLFEPKFDGYRVLVFRDGDEVFLQSRSGKPLNRYFPEAEAALRRTLPPRVVLDGELVVAKDGKLDFDALSERIHPAASRIALLSERTPAGFVAFDLLALGDDVLLEEPTTARRARLEALVTPGDGLYLTPATADASLAGQWFELFEGAGLDGVIGKPAGAAYEPGKRVMVKVKHQRTADCVVAGLRWHKDTEPGTAVGSLLLGLHDERGVLHHVGVVGSFKAAERRELAEEFAPLITSGDHPWLVEPDGRRLPGEINRWRGKHAEWVPLRPERVLEIAYSQTEGAAPARLRHNGQFRRWRPDRDPASCGYDQLEQPARYDVESVLRGEVRPA, encoded by the coding sequence GTGGCGCTCCCGCTGACCCCTCCCGTGCAGCCGATGCTGGCCAACACCGCGGACACGATCCCCACCGGCTCCGACCTGCTGTTCGAGCCCAAGTTCGACGGCTACCGCGTCCTGGTGTTCCGCGACGGGGACGAGGTGTTCCTCCAGTCGCGCAGCGGCAAGCCGCTCAACCGCTACTTCCCCGAGGCGGAGGCGGCGCTGCGGCGCACCCTGCCACCCAGGGTGGTGCTGGACGGCGAGCTGGTCGTCGCCAAGGACGGCAAGCTCGACTTCGACGCGCTGTCCGAGCGCATCCACCCGGCCGCCAGCCGCATCGCCCTGCTGTCCGAGCGGACGCCCGCCGGGTTCGTGGCGTTCGACCTGCTCGCGCTCGGCGACGACGTGCTGCTGGAGGAGCCGACGACCGCGCGCCGGGCACGCCTCGAAGCCCTGGTCACGCCTGGTGACGGGCTGTACCTGACGCCCGCGACGGCCGACGCGTCGCTGGCCGGGCAGTGGTTCGAGCTGTTCGAGGGCGCGGGCCTGGACGGCGTGATCGGCAAGCCCGCCGGCGCGGCGTACGAGCCGGGCAAGCGCGTCATGGTGAAGGTGAAGCACCAGCGCACCGCCGACTGCGTCGTCGCGGGCCTGCGCTGGCACAAGGACACCGAGCCCGGCACCGCCGTCGGCTCGCTGCTGCTGGGCCTGCACGACGAGCGGGGCGTGCTGCACCACGTGGGCGTCGTCGGCTCGTTCAAGGCCGCCGAACGGCGCGAGCTGGCCGAGGAGTTCGCGCCGCTGATCACGTCCGGGGACCACCCGTGGCTGGTGGAGCCGGACGGCCGCCGGCTGCCCGGCGAGATCAACCGGTGGCGCGGCAAGCACGCCGAGTGGGTGCCGCTGCGCCCGGAGCGGGTGCTGGAGATCGCCTACTCGCAGACCGAGGGCGCGGCGCCTGCCCGGCTGCGGCACAACGGCCAGTTCCGCCGCTGGCGACCCGACCGCGACCCCGCCTCGTGCGGCTACGACCAGCTGGAGCAGCCCGCCCGCTACGACGTGGAGTCGGTCCTGCGCGGCGAGGTGCGGCCCGCGTAG
- a CDS encoding alpha/beta hydrolase: MLVALSALAACSAGPSTRPVIAVHGDGGDQPPVVVPSGPREVPPLAEGDEVGLSWSGCTDSILDRMGDTAPAGNREYECAQLTVRLDAPSRPGRGSLGLGLLRVGTGGSPLVVVGDADGEPGSLKAARLAASLPADVLSTFTLIGVDRRGTGQSDGVQCVPDVARAGIVESDPAEETQDDLLEAVGRASQECVLDLENRLPAVDSWRASADLEQLREALGVPHLNAIGVGDGSKVLTLYASRFPDRIGRMVFDGAPDPTLDVQGVTEARAVAAEAAFAAFQADCAVRGCPLGAAATDRFKALLGTLRTAPIRGEDVDLTPGTATVAVLAGLADRPRWPALADALVAAEGGDGTKLTSFVEPLLLDSDDNPPWLDAGIVTGCNDTTTRIPPERVAGLTEDWRGKHPLFGAYFARKLLTCGPFPVPQPATVPKLVGAPPIVVLTSAADPVTPAAGGERAAQALPAGVLIGWQGAGHGALGNSSCATTAARDFLVDAKVPTSGTVCPP, from the coding sequence ATGCTGGTGGCTTTGAGCGCGCTGGCCGCGTGCAGCGCGGGCCCGTCGACCCGTCCGGTGATCGCCGTGCACGGCGACGGCGGCGACCAGCCGCCCGTCGTGGTGCCGTCCGGCCCCCGTGAGGTGCCGCCGCTGGCGGAGGGCGACGAGGTCGGTCTGTCGTGGAGCGGCTGCACGGACTCGATCCTCGACCGGATGGGTGACACGGCCCCCGCCGGCAACCGGGAGTACGAGTGCGCCCAGCTGACCGTGCGGCTGGACGCGCCGAGCCGGCCCGGCCGGGGCAGTCTCGGCCTCGGGTTGCTGCGCGTCGGCACCGGGGGCAGCCCGCTCGTGGTGGTGGGTGACGCGGACGGCGAGCCGGGGAGCCTCAAGGCGGCGCGGTTGGCCGCGTCGCTGCCCGCGGACGTGCTGAGCACCTTCACCCTGATCGGGGTGGACCGGCGCGGCACCGGGCAGTCCGACGGGGTGCAGTGCGTGCCGGACGTCGCGCGCGCCGGGATCGTCGAGTCCGACCCGGCCGAGGAGACGCAGGACGACCTGCTGGAGGCCGTCGGCCGGGCCAGCCAGGAATGCGTGCTCGACCTGGAGAACCGGCTGCCGGCGGTCGACTCGTGGCGCGCCTCCGCCGACCTGGAGCAGCTGCGCGAGGCGTTGGGCGTGCCCCACCTCAACGCGATCGGGGTGGGCGACGGCTCGAAGGTGCTGACCCTGTACGCGAGCCGCTTCCCGGACCGGATCGGCCGGATGGTGTTCGACGGCGCACCGGACCCGACGCTGGACGTGCAGGGCGTGACCGAGGCGCGCGCGGTGGCGGCGGAGGCGGCGTTCGCCGCGTTCCAGGCCGACTGCGCGGTGCGCGGCTGCCCGCTGGGCGCGGCGGCGACGGACCGGTTCAAGGCCCTGCTGGGGACGTTGCGCACCGCCCCGATCCGCGGTGAGGACGTCGACCTGACGCCGGGCACGGCGACGGTGGCCGTGCTGGCGGGCCTCGCGGACCGCCCGCGGTGGCCCGCGCTGGCCGACGCGCTGGTGGCGGCGGAGGGCGGTGACGGAACGAAGCTCACGTCGTTCGTCGAACCGCTGCTGCTGGACTCGGACGACAACCCGCCGTGGCTGGACGCGGGCATCGTCACGGGCTGCAACGACACCACGACGCGCATCCCGCCCGAGCGGGTGGCGGGGTTGACCGAGGACTGGCGCGGCAAGCACCCGCTGTTCGGCGCCTACTTCGCCCGCAAGCTGCTCACCTGCGGCCCGTTCCCGGTGCCGCAGCCGGCGACGGTGCCGAAGCTCGTCGGCGCTCCCCCGATCGTGGTGCTGACGTCGGCGGCCGACCCGGTGACGCCGGCGGCCGGTGGCGAGCGGGCGGCGCAGGCCCTCCCGGCGGGTGTGCTCATCGGGTGGCAGGGCGCC
- a CDS encoding DUF3040 domain-containing protein: MSEAERRTLSEIESRLMVEEPALATALVAGKARHPVLSHALVAVFAGLGVLLLTLGSFGPALASLGFGALLLLMKGYSWR, encoded by the coding sequence ATGAGCGAAGCGGAACGCCGCACCCTCAGCGAGATCGAGTCCAGACTGATGGTCGAGGAGCCGGCCCTGGCCACGGCCCTCGTCGCCGGGAAAGCCCGGCACCCCGTGCTCAGCCACGCCCTCGTGGCCGTGTTCGCCGGCCTGGGCGTGCTGCTGCTGACCCTCGGGTCCTTCGGCCCGGCGCTGGCGTCGCTCGGCTTCGGCGCGCTGCTGCTGCTCATGAAGGGCTACAGCTGGCGGTAG
- a CDS encoding EamA family transporter, with protein sequence MVHVEGLPERGHGRWATPLTAAARAYGAIPPPALVLLGIVSVQVGAAVAKQLFATAGAAGTVTLRLVLAAAVLLLIWRPSLRVDARTWLVVAGYGLVLGAMNLTFYQAIKHIPLGAAVTIEFLGPLAVAVLGSRRWLDGAWALLAAAGVLLLTRVDGGLALPGVLFALCAAACWAGYILMAAALGSRTSDGGGLALAMVFGAVLALPFGVAEAGTALLDPAVLVVGGAVALLSSVVPYSLELEALRRIPPRVFGILMSLEPAVAALAGLVVLHEALHPAQWAAVFCVVLASVGATRTARPEG encoded by the coding sequence ATGGTGCACGTCGAAGGTCTCCCGGAACGCGGCCACGGCCGGTGGGCCACCCCGCTCACGGCGGCGGCCCGGGCGTACGGGGCCATACCTCCGCCGGCGCTGGTCCTGCTCGGCATCGTGAGCGTGCAGGTGGGCGCGGCCGTCGCGAAGCAGCTGTTCGCCACCGCCGGGGCCGCGGGCACGGTGACGTTGCGGCTGGTGCTGGCCGCGGCGGTGCTGCTGCTCATCTGGCGGCCCTCGCTGCGGGTGGACGCCCGGACGTGGCTCGTCGTCGCCGGCTACGGCCTGGTGCTGGGCGCGATGAACCTCACCTTCTACCAGGCGATCAAGCACATCCCGCTGGGCGCGGCCGTCACGATCGAGTTCCTCGGGCCGCTGGCGGTGGCCGTGCTCGGCTCCCGGCGCTGGCTGGACGGCGCGTGGGCGCTGCTCGCGGCGGCCGGCGTGCTGCTGCTGACCAGGGTGGACGGTGGCCTCGCGCTGCCCGGCGTGCTGTTCGCGCTGTGCGCGGCGGCGTGCTGGGCCGGGTACATCCTGATGGCCGCGGCCCTGGGCAGCCGGACCTCCGACGGCGGCGGGCTCGCGCTGGCGATGGTGTTCGGCGCGGTGCTCGCGCTGCCGTTCGGCGTGGCCGAGGCGGGCACGGCGCTGCTCGACCCGGCGGTGCTGGTCGTGGGTGGCGCGGTGGCGCTGCTGTCGTCGGTGGTGCCCTACTCGCTGGAGCTGGAGGCGCTGCGCCGCATCCCGCCGCGCGTGTTCGGCATCCTGATGAGCCTCGAACCGGCGGTCGCCGCGCTGGCCGGTCTGGTGGTGCTCCACGAGGCCCTGCACCCGGCGCAGTGGGCCGCGGTGTTCTGCGTCGTCCTGGCCTCGGTCGGGGCGACCCGCACGGCGAGACCGGAGGGGTAG
- a CDS encoding pyrimidine reductase family protein has protein sequence MLWPPRGDGITDADLERLYAYPDDLDRPFVQVNFVSSVDGAVSVDGRSGGLGNAADKKVFALGRDLCDVVLVGAGTARAEGYRGVRATEVRAERRSRLGLSPVPPIAVVTARCSIEPSSPLVADTAVPTIVLTAGSAPRERRDALADAGADVVVAGDGSVDPAAALRALDERGLRRVDCEGGPGLFGSLIAADLVDVLCVTFSPLLVGGDAGRIAHGPLPEAPRSLELASVLHADSALLLRYRRA, from the coding sequence ATGTTGTGGCCACCACGCGGGGACGGGATCACCGACGCGGACCTGGAGCGGCTCTACGCCTACCCGGACGACCTCGACCGGCCGTTCGTGCAGGTCAACTTCGTGTCCAGCGTGGACGGGGCGGTGTCCGTCGACGGGCGGTCCGGCGGGTTGGGCAACGCCGCCGACAAGAAGGTGTTCGCGCTGGGCCGCGACCTGTGCGACGTGGTGCTGGTGGGCGCCGGGACGGCCCGCGCGGAGGGCTACCGCGGGGTGAGGGCGACGGAGGTACGCGCCGAGCGGCGGTCCCGGCTGGGGCTCTCGCCCGTGCCGCCGATCGCGGTGGTCACCGCGCGGTGCTCGATCGAGCCGTCGTCGCCGCTGGTCGCGGACACCGCCGTGCCGACGATCGTGCTGACCGCCGGGTCCGCGCCCCGGGAACGGCGCGACGCGCTGGCCGACGCGGGCGCGGACGTGGTGGTCGCGGGCGACGGGTCGGTGGACCCGGCGGCGGCGCTGCGGGCGCTGGACGAGCGGGGCCTGCGCCGCGTCGACTGCGAGGGCGGGCCCGGCCTGTTCGGCTCGCTGATCGCGGCGGACCTGGTGGACGTGCTGTGCGTGACGTTCTCGCCGCTGCTCGTCGGCGGCGACGCGGGGCGCATCGCGCACGGCCCGCTGCCGGAGGCGCCCCGGTCGCTGGAGCTGGCGTCGGTGCTGCACGCCGACAGCGCGCTGCTGCTGCGCTACCGCCGCGCGTGA
- a CDS encoding ABC-F family ATP-binding cassette domain-containing protein — translation MGFLDANGLAFRLPDGRELFRDVSFKVGGTDVVALVGANGVGKTTLLRILSGELDPTAGSVRVQGGLGVMPQFVGSVRDASLVRDLLLAASPAPLRAAAAELDAVELAMMETDDEPTQMRYADALTAWGEVGGYDAEVLWDTVTVAALGVPFDRARFREVRTLSGGEQKRLVLEALLRGPEQVLLLDEPDNYLDVPGKRWLEERLRSAGKAVLLVSHDRELLNVAATQVVTVEAHSAWTHAGSFGTWHAARTARIARLAEQHRRWDEEHERLRDLVRTLQVQARISEVMAAKYRVQKAKLERFEEAGPPPELPADEKVAPRLRGGRTAVRAITCEDLELTGLMKPFSTEVFFADRVAVLGSNGSGKSHFLRLLGGGDVAHTGVFRLGARVVPGLFAQTHQHPEWIGRTLVDVLWHGEGGRKGLDRGAAMAVLSRYGLGKQGDQRFETLSGGQQARFQVLLLELSGATLLLLDEPTDNLDLNSAEALQNALEEFTGTVVAVTHDRWFARTFDRFLLFRSDGEVVEVDEPVWDEARVARTR, via the coding sequence GTGGGATTCCTGGACGCCAACGGCCTCGCCTTCCGCCTGCCCGACGGCCGCGAGCTGTTCCGCGACGTGTCGTTCAAGGTGGGCGGCACCGACGTGGTCGCCCTCGTGGGCGCGAACGGCGTGGGCAAGACGACCCTGCTGCGCATCCTGTCCGGTGAACTGGACCCGACGGCGGGCAGCGTCCGCGTGCAGGGCGGCCTCGGGGTCATGCCCCAGTTCGTCGGCTCCGTGCGCGACGCCTCCCTGGTGCGCGACCTGCTGCTGGCGGCCTCCCCGGCGCCGCTGCGGGCCGCCGCCGCCGAACTGGACGCCGTCGAGCTGGCCATGATGGAGACCGACGACGAGCCCACCCAGATGCGCTACGCCGACGCGCTCACCGCGTGGGGCGAGGTCGGCGGCTACGACGCCGAGGTGCTGTGGGACACGGTGACGGTCGCCGCGCTGGGCGTGCCGTTCGACCGCGCGCGCTTCCGCGAGGTCCGCACCCTCTCCGGTGGCGAGCAGAAGCGGCTGGTGCTGGAGGCGCTGCTGCGCGGCCCCGAGCAGGTGCTGCTGCTGGACGAGCCGGACAACTACCTCGACGTGCCGGGCAAGCGGTGGCTGGAGGAGCGGCTGCGGTCCGCCGGGAAGGCCGTGCTGCTGGTCAGCCACGACCGGGAGCTGCTGAACGTCGCCGCGACGCAGGTCGTGACCGTCGAGGCGCACTCGGCGTGGACGCACGCCGGGTCGTTCGGCACGTGGCACGCCGCCCGCACCGCCCGGATCGCCCGCCTCGCCGAGCAGCACCGCCGGTGGGACGAGGAGCACGAGCGGCTGCGCGACCTCGTCCGCACCCTCCAGGTGCAGGCGAGGATCAGCGAGGTCATGGCCGCGAAGTACCGCGTGCAGAAGGCGAAGCTGGAGCGGTTCGAGGAGGCCGGGCCGCCGCCCGAGCTGCCCGCGGACGAGAAGGTCGCGCCCCGGCTGCGCGGCGGGCGCACCGCCGTGCGCGCCATCACGTGCGAGGACCTGGAGCTGACCGGCCTGATGAAGCCGTTCTCCACCGAGGTGTTCTTCGCCGACCGGGTGGCCGTGCTCGGGTCGAACGGGTCGGGCAAGAGCCACTTCCTGCGACTGCTCGGCGGCGGCGACGTCGCGCACACCGGCGTGTTCCGGCTGGGCGCGCGCGTGGTGCCCGGCCTGTTCGCGCAGACCCACCAGCACCCGGAGTGGATCGGCCGCACCCTCGTCGACGTGCTGTGGCACGGCGAGGGCGGGCGCAAGGGCCTCGACCGGGGCGCCGCGATGGCCGTGCTCAGCCGGTACGGGCTGGGCAAGCAGGGCGACCAGCGGTTCGAGACGCTGTCCGGCGGTCAGCAGGCGCGGTTCCAGGTGCTGCTGCTGGAGCTGTCCGGCGCGACCCTGCTGCTGCTCGACGAGCCGACCGACAACCTCGACCTGAACTCGGCCGAGGCGCTCCAGAACGCCCTGGAGGAGTTCACGGGCACCGTCGTGGCCGTCACCCACGACCGCTGGTTCGCCCGCACCTTCGACCGCTTCCTCCTGTTCCGCTCGGACGGCGAGGTGGTGGAGGTCGACGAACCGGTCTGGGACGAAGCCCGCGTGGCCAGGACCCGCTGA
- the zapE gene encoding cell division protein ZapE → MSAPPRLSDRTPHVEADELVGAMVPPPRFGGVRFDTYLPNPDEPSQAAAVTACREFAERVSGGGDRGWLGSLFKRSQPDDAKPGLYLDGGFGVGKTHLLASIWHAVPGPKAYGTFVELTNLVGALGFPETVARLSGHRLLAIDEFELDDPGDTMLVTRLIKELTAAGVSIAATSNTLPDKLGEGRFAAADFLREIQSMSARFTVVRVDGPDYRHRGLPDAPPPMSDDDLVAKSEGTPGSTLDDFADLCAALAKIHPSSYGRLVDGVTAVHLRGVRPAPDQAVALRLVALGDRLYDRDIPVAVSGEPLSELFTAEMLRGGYRKKYLRAVSRLVALSR, encoded by the coding sequence ATGTCCGCCCCACCGCGCCTGTCCGACCGCACCCCGCACGTCGAGGCGGACGAGCTGGTCGGGGCGATGGTCCCGCCGCCGAGGTTCGGCGGCGTGCGGTTCGACACCTACCTCCCCAACCCCGACGAGCCCAGCCAGGCCGCGGCCGTCACCGCGTGCCGGGAGTTCGCCGAACGGGTCTCCGGGGGAGGCGACCGGGGGTGGCTCGGGTCGCTGTTCAAGCGGTCGCAGCCGGACGACGCCAAGCCCGGCCTCTACCTCGACGGCGGTTTCGGCGTCGGCAAGACCCACCTGCTGGCCTCGATCTGGCACGCCGTGCCCGGCCCCAAGGCGTACGGCACGTTCGTCGAGCTGACCAACCTCGTCGGCGCGCTCGGGTTCCCGGAGACCGTCGCCCGGCTGTCCGGGCACCGGCTGCTCGCGATCGACGAGTTCGAGCTGGACGACCCGGGCGACACGATGCTGGTGACCCGCCTGATCAAGGAGCTGACCGCGGCGGGCGTGTCGATCGCCGCCACGTCCAACACGCTGCCGGACAAGCTCGGCGAGGGCCGGTTCGCCGCCGCCGACTTCCTGCGCGAGATCCAGTCCATGTCGGCGAGGTTCACCGTGGTCCGGGTCGACGGCCCCGACTACCGGCACCGCGGCCTGCCCGACGCGCCGCCCCCGATGAGCGACGACGACCTGGTCGCCAAGTCCGAGGGCACCCCCGGCAGCACGCTCGACGACTTCGCCGACCTGTGCGCGGCGCTGGCGAAGATCCACCCGTCGAGCTACGGCCGGCTCGTCGACGGCGTCACCGCCGTGCACCTGCGGGGCGTGCGGCCCGCGCCCGACCAGGCCGTCGCGCTGCGCCTCGTCGCGCTCGGCGATCGCCTCTACGACCGCGACATCCCGGTGGCCGTCTCCGGTGAGCCGCTCTCCGAGCTGTTCACCGCCGAGATGCTGCGCGGCGGGTACCGGAAGAAGTACCTGCGGGCGGTGTCGCGGCTCGTCGCCCTGTCCCGTTGA
- a CDS encoding histidine phosphatase family protein yields MDWIGVIRHGESTGNVAREVAESGGHEVIDIRQRDADVPLSEEGERQGRALGRWFAAMPREQWPDVVVASPYRRAVDTAAHALRGHPRMLVDERLRDRELGVLDLLTTHGVAARYPDEVVRRRRLGKFYYRPPGGESWADVALRLRSLLRDLDGARVLLFAHEITPFLLRYLLECVPERDMLAYAHNSTVPNGSLTSWHREDGAWVLEREFDADHLVEHGAEPTETEDATTRSA; encoded by the coding sequence GTGGACTGGATCGGAGTGATCAGGCACGGCGAGAGCACCGGCAACGTGGCCCGCGAGGTGGCCGAGTCCGGCGGGCACGAGGTCATCGACATCAGGCAGCGCGACGCGGACGTGCCGCTGTCGGAGGAGGGCGAGCGGCAGGGCCGGGCGCTCGGCCGCTGGTTCGCCGCGATGCCGCGCGAGCAGTGGCCGGACGTGGTGGTGGCCTCGCCCTACCGGCGGGCCGTCGACACCGCGGCGCACGCCCTGCGCGGGCACCCCAGGATGCTCGTCGACGAACGGCTGCGCGACCGCGAACTGGGCGTGCTGGACCTGCTGACCACGCACGGCGTCGCCGCGCGCTACCCCGACGAGGTGGTGCGCAGGCGCAGGCTGGGCAAGTTCTACTACCGGCCGCCGGGCGGCGAGTCGTGGGCGGACGTGGCGCTGCGGCTGCGGTCGCTGCTGCGCGACCTGGACGGCGCGCGGGTGCTGCTGTTCGCGCACGAGATCACCCCGTTCCTGCTGCGCTACCTGCTGGAGTGCGTGCCGGAGCGGGACATGCTGGCGTACGCGCACAACTCCACCGTGCCGAACGGGTCGCTCACCTCGTGGCATCGGGAGGACGGCGCGTGGGTACTGGAGAGGGAGTTCGACGCCGACCACCTGGTCGAGCACGGAGCCGAGCCCACGGAGACCGAGGATGCCACCACCCGATCGGCCTGA